The genome window ATAGAGACTGTCGCTTCCAGGAAACAAACTTTGTGCTGTCCCTGCCGCTGGAGCAGCCGGCGGAGCATTTCTTTTGCGATTCCTTGCCCTCTGTGCGTGGCACTCACGCCAATCTGCCAGACAAAAAGCGTCTGAGGAGCCTTTGGCGGAATGAATCCCGTGACAAAACCTACCGGCTTGCCATTTTCTACTGCCAGCACGCACGTCTCCGCAAAAAATTTCGCAAACATCAGGTAGGCGTAAGACGAGTTTGGTTCCAGCACGCCGGAATCTCTCGCCAGCTCCCACATCGCTGCTCCCTCTTCTTCTTTTGGGATTTGCAAATGAATGCGCGAACCTCTGGTCGATTTCAATTTGATCACCTCCT of Brevibacillus choshinensis contains these proteins:
- the ectA gene encoding diaminobutyrate acetyltransferase, with the protein product MIKLKSTRGSRIHLQIPKEEEGAAMWELARDSGVLEPNSSYAYLMFAKFFAETCVLAVENGKPVGFVTGFIPPKAPQTLFVWQIGVSATHRGQGIAKEMLRRLLQRQGQHKVCFLEATVSMSNGASQALFTSMAKEWGTSCTVAECFSADVFPEEAHEAEWTYRVGPIPIQSKGGYA